A region from the Beduinella massiliensis genome encodes:
- a CDS encoding non-canonical purine NTP pyrophosphatase, giving the protein MPDFIRAEGGIRLDVLIGTTNPSKVDRLERLLEGRGVHFLTLRDLHVVEEPAETGRSPEENARIKAAFYGRFFDPVICNDSGLYFDGLPIDDPRQPGLHVRSPEGKRLDDDEMIEYYAALIRGLGGKVLAYYLDGLAVCKGGRVESCVENDPEDRSGAFYMVDHASPLRHAGWPLDSLSIDPHTNAYFADPAPPQEPQRLHVTARHRRVSAFLARALGL; this is encoded by the coding sequence ATGCCTGATTTCATCCGCGCTGAAGGGGGGATTCGTTTGGACGTACTGATCGGGACGACAAATCCGTCAAAGGTTGATCGGCTTGAACGCCTGCTCGAAGGCCGCGGTGTGCATTTTCTCACGCTGAGAGATCTGCATGTCGTGGAAGAGCCTGCAGAGACGGGACGGTCGCCCGAAGAAAACGCGCGCATCAAGGCCGCGTTTTACGGCCGCTTTTTCGATCCGGTGATCTGCAACGACTCCGGCCTCTATTTCGACGGCCTGCCGATCGACGATCCCCGCCAGCCAGGGCTGCACGTCCGCTCTCCCGAGGGGAAACGCCTTGACGACGACGAGATGATCGAATACTACGCTGCGCTCATACGCGGACTCGGCGGAAAGGTACTCGCCTATTATCTGGACGGGCTCGCCGTCTGCAAAGGCGGTCGCGTCGAGTCGTGCGTGGAAAACGATCCCGAAGACAGGAGCGGCGCCTTCTACATGGTGGATCACGCATCTCCACTGCGCCATGCGGGCTGGCCGCTGGATTCCCTCTCGATCGACCCGCACACGAACGCCTACTTCGCCGATCCTGCGCCTCCACAAGAGCCCCAACGACTGCATGTCACGGCGCGACATCGACGGGTAAGCGCCTTCCTCGCGCGGGCGCTGGGACTCTGA
- a CDS encoding tagaturonate reductase: MTKLCKETLPSLAVKHGCAPARERVLQFGEGGFLRAFVDFMIDRSNEEAGMEAGVVVVQPIERGLVDKLNEQDGLYTLILRGKEAGQVVKDTRVVTCVRRGLNPYQDFEGYLALAHNPDLRFVVSNTTEAGIVYTGKDSFDDKPQASYPGKLTRLLYERFLAFGEEAGKGFILLPVELIDDNGAHLKECVRKTAAQWNLGEAFTAWLERECVFTSTLVDRIVTGYPRDDAKEILDGLGYDDFLLDAAEPFGLWVIEGPAWIERELPFKKAGCNVVFTQDVKPYKLRKVRMLNGAHTSMVLGAYLAGLDTVGECMADPWVRRYMEMALFDEIMPTLDLPREDLEAFASAIFERFENPFNKHYLLSIALNSQSKFRARVLPTIKEYQRRKGALPKVLTFSMAAFIAFYSGARKADGSMEGAREKDGAYPIADDDAVLAFFEGLQGRSAADTAHAVLQNADFWGEDLTALPGFEAAVSAALSDIREKGARAAIDALVR, encoded by the coding sequence ATGACGAAACTTTGCAAAGAGACCCTTCCCTCCCTCGCCGTAAAGCACGGCTGCGCGCCGGCGCGCGAGCGCGTCCTGCAATTTGGCGAGGGCGGCTTCCTGCGCGCGTTCGTAGACTTTATGATCGACAGGTCCAACGAGGAGGCGGGCATGGAGGCGGGCGTCGTGGTCGTGCAGCCCATCGAGCGCGGCCTCGTGGACAAGCTGAACGAGCAGGACGGGCTGTATACGCTGATCCTGCGCGGCAAGGAGGCGGGTCAGGTGGTGAAGGACACGCGCGTCGTCACGTGCGTGCGCCGCGGCCTGAACCCCTATCAGGACTTTGAAGGCTACCTGGCGCTCGCGCACAACCCGGATCTTCGCTTCGTCGTCTCCAACACGACGGAGGCGGGCATCGTTTACACCGGAAAGGATTCCTTTGACGACAAGCCCCAGGCCTCTTATCCGGGCAAACTCACCCGTCTGCTCTACGAGCGCTTCCTCGCCTTCGGAGAGGAGGCGGGCAAGGGCTTCATTCTGCTGCCGGTAGAGCTGATCGACGACAACGGCGCGCATTTGAAGGAGTGCGTGCGGAAAACCGCCGCGCAATGGAACCTGGGAGAGGCGTTTACGGCGTGGCTCGAGCGCGAATGCGTCTTTACTTCCACGCTGGTCGACCGCATCGTGACGGGATACCCCCGCGACGACGCGAAGGAGATTCTGGATGGTCTCGGGTACGACGACTTCCTGCTGGACGCGGCGGAGCCGTTCGGCCTTTGGGTCATCGAGGGCCCCGCGTGGATCGAGCGGGAGCTGCCCTTTAAGAAGGCAGGCTGCAACGTCGTCTTTACGCAGGACGTAAAGCCCTACAAGCTGCGCAAGGTGCGCATGCTCAACGGCGCGCACACCTCCATGGTGCTGGGCGCATATCTCGCGGGGCTCGATACGGTCGGCGAATGCATGGCCGACCCTTGGGTGCGCAGGTACATGGAGATGGCGCTGTTTGACGAGATCATGCCCACGCTCGACCTGCCGAGGGAGGATCTCGAAGCGTTTGCCTCCGCGATCTTCGAGCGCTTTGAAAATCCCTTCAACAAGCACTACCTGCTTTCCATCGCCCTCAACTCGCAGTCCAAGTTCCGCGCGCGCGTGCTGCCGACGATCAAGGAGTACCAGCGCCGCAAGGGCGCGCTGCCGAAGGTGCTGACCTTTTCCATGGCCGCGTTCATCGCCTTTTACAGCGGCGCCAGGAAGGCGGACGGCTCGATGGAGGGCGCGCGCGAAAAGGACGGCGCTTATCCCATCGCGGACGACGATGCCGTGCTCGCGTTTTTCGAGGGACTCCAAGGCAGAAGCGCCGCGGATACCGCGCATGCGGTGCTCCAAAACGCGGACTTCTGGGGCGAGGATTTGACGGCGCTGCCGGGCTTTGAGGCGGCGGTTTCGGCCGCGCTTTCGGACATCCGCGAAAAGGGTGCGCGCGCGGCGATCGACGCCCTCGTTCGCTGA
- the uxaC gene encoding glucuronate isomerase codes for MKEFMDKDFLLSTDTARKLYKAAREMPIFDYHCHLNPREIYENIQFRNLGHLMLGGDHYKWRAMLSNGVPDALCRGEASDWDKFYAFAGTLKYAIGNPLFHWTHLELKRVFGIDEVLSEKTAKDVWDKANAMLRTEEFRCRRLIEKFNVKVICTTDDPCDDLHYHKLLAEDKAFKVKVLPAFRPDKIINIDKAGFVQYASLLGRVSGKNTLNFQDMLQALESRVQYFHEVGARVSDHALDTVPFAAPDYAVAQEAYRKALCGEALTALEIETYKTCLLRSLGKMYKERGWVMQYHIGAMRNNNTRMFERYGADVGFDSVSDAEIAAKLSRLLDMLDNEKALPKTILYCLNPKDNFVLGTMIGNFQDGEIPGKIQFGSGWWFNDQKQGMIDQMTALANLGLLGRFVGMLTDSRSFISYPRHEYFRRILCDLIGKWVENGEYPADMDTLKELVRGICYGNAVEYFGIKVD; via the coding sequence ATGAAGGAATTCATGGACAAAGACTTCCTGCTCTCGACCGACACCGCGCGTAAGCTTTACAAAGCAGCCCGTGAAATGCCGATTTTCGACTATCACTGCCATCTCAACCCGCGCGAAATTTATGAGAACATTCAATTCCGCAATCTCGGCCACCTGATGCTCGGCGGCGACCATTACAAGTGGCGCGCAATGCTCTCAAACGGCGTACCGGACGCGCTGTGCCGCGGCGAAGCCAGCGATTGGGATAAATTTTACGCCTTCGCCGGCACGCTCAAGTACGCGATTGGGAATCCGCTGTTTCACTGGACGCACCTGGAGCTCAAGCGCGTCTTCGGCATCGACGAGGTGCTTTCCGAGAAGACGGCCAAGGACGTTTGGGACAAGGCGAACGCCATGCTCAGGACGGAAGAATTCCGCTGCCGCCGCCTTATCGAAAAGTTCAACGTAAAGGTCATCTGCACCACGGACGACCCGTGCGACGACCTGCACTACCATAAGCTGCTGGCGGAGGACAAGGCGTTCAAGGTGAAGGTGCTTCCCGCCTTCCGTCCGGACAAGATCATCAACATCGACAAGGCGGGCTTCGTACAGTACGCATCGCTGCTGGGCCGCGTTTCCGGAAAGAACACGCTGAATTTTCAGGACATGCTGCAGGCGCTGGAAAGCCGTGTGCAGTATTTCCACGAGGTTGGCGCGCGCGTAAGCGATCACGCGCTGGATACGGTTCCCTTTGCCGCGCCGGATTACGCCGTGGCGCAGGAGGCCTACCGCAAGGCGCTTTGCGGCGAGGCGCTCACCGCGCTGGAGATCGAGACGTACAAGACCTGCCTGCTGCGCTCTCTGGGCAAGATGTATAAGGAACGCGGCTGGGTGATGCAGTACCACATCGGCGCGATGCGCAACAACAACACCCGTATGTTCGAGCGCTATGGCGCGGACGTGGGCTTCGACTCCGTGAGCGACGCCGAGATCGCCGCGAAGCTCTCCCGCCTGCTGGACATGCTCGACAACGAAAAGGCGCTTCCCAAGACGATCCTCTATTGCCTGAACCCGAAGGATAATTTTGTGCTCGGCACGATGATCGGCAACTTCCAGGACGGCGAGATCCCGGGCAAGATTCAGTTCGGCTCCGGCTGGTGGTTCAACGATCAGAAGCAGGGTATGATCGACCAGATGACGGCGCTGGCGAACCTCGGACTTCTGGGGCGCTTCGTCGGCATGCTGACCGACAGCCGCTCCTTCATCTCTTATCCCCGCCACGAGTACTTCCGCCGCATTCTGTGCGACCTCATCGGCAAGTGGGTGGAAAACGGCGAATACCCGGCGGACATGGATACGCTGAAAGAGCTGGTGCGCGGCATCTGCTACGGCAACGCCGTGGAGTACTTCGGCATCAAGGTCGACTGA
- a CDS encoding IclR family transcriptional regulator, with the protein MAETLNRSLARGLDILELLSEEPAGLELHRIAKALDIPKSSAFNLIHTLLDKRYVTYDEATSRYALSLRMFEMGSAAVKDVTEQSVVHQYMQRVYAGCNETVHCGVPDGTDMVYVDKLESTHSIRMTSRIGARFPLYCTAMGRAVLACWPEEHVRELYRNYDFQKLTPHTVSSMEALLQEIARVRQQGYATEYEESNENVCCFAVAVRDRVGKPVYAVSVSMPLFRASEEATQRCIQLLLDAQRRIERFLHVL; encoded by the coding sequence GTGGCCGAAACCCTCAACCGATCCCTGGCGCGCGGGCTGGACATTCTGGAACTGCTCAGCGAGGAGCCTGCGGGCTTGGAGCTGCACAGAATCGCGAAGGCGCTGGACATCCCCAAATCGAGCGCGTTCAACCTCATCCATACGCTGCTGGACAAGCGCTACGTGACCTACGACGAAGCGACGTCGCGCTACGCGCTCTCGCTGCGCATGTTTGAAATGGGCTCCGCCGCCGTAAAGGACGTGACGGAGCAGTCGGTCGTGCACCAGTACATGCAGCGCGTCTACGCGGGCTGCAATGAGACGGTGCACTGCGGCGTGCCCGACGGCACGGACATGGTATATGTGGATAAGCTGGAGAGCACGCACTCCATCCGCATGACCTCGCGCATCGGCGCACGTTTCCCGCTGTACTGCACGGCCATGGGCCGGGCGGTGCTGGCCTGCTGGCCGGAGGAGCACGTGCGCGAGCTATACCGCAATTACGACTTTCAAAAACTGACGCCGCACACGGTGAGCTCCATGGAGGCGCTTTTGCAGGAGATCGCCCGCGTGCGCCAGCAGGGATACGCGACGGAATACGAGGAAAGCAACGAAAACGTCTGCTGTTTCGCCGTCGCCGTCCGCGACCGCGTGGGAAAGCCCGTGTACGCGGTCAGCGTGTCGATGCCGCTCTTTCGCGCGAGCGAGGAGGCGACCCAGCGGTGCATTCAGCTATTGCTCGACGCGCAGCGGCGCATCGAGCGCTTTTTGCACGTCCTGTAA
- a CDS encoding TRAP transporter large permease subunit, with protein MDPNTLAIVVLVVTFVGMLAIRIPVSFCLLLASIFSALACGQGIMSLIQAMAKGVCDFNMLAIPFFIVMGEFMNVGGMSERVLDLANLLVGRFKGGLAYINVLSSMMFGHLSGSAVADVSSLGSIVVPMMKKQGYDDDFAVGLTVTTACQGVLIPPSHNMVLYALAADAGGLIAALLYGGLVPGVLLGINFCILVFFLAKMKNFPKCDPVPKGQRGKVVLNAILPLMIFVIIMGGIGLGLCTATEAASIACIYTFVIVFLVLRTAKFRVLPQVLKNALKTLATVLTLIAAAKAFSFMMTYLHIPQLLISALGGLAHNRVLLLLVINVLLLLLGCFMDMAPLILIMTPILLPVVQAVGMSTVHFGVMMIFNLACGLCTPPVGTALFVGCAIGKTPIERTSRHMLPLYAVMIVTLLLVTFIPGLSTWLPTALHMM; from the coding sequence ATGGATCCGAATACGTTGGCCATCGTGGTCCTCGTCGTCACGTTCGTCGGCATGCTGGCGATCCGCATCCCGGTATCCTTCTGCCTGCTGCTGGCCTCGATCTTCAGCGCGCTGGCCTGCGGACAGGGCATCATGTCCCTCATTCAGGCCATGGCCAAGGGCGTGTGCGACTTCAACATGCTCGCCATCCCGTTCTTCATCGTCATGGGTGAATTTATGAACGTCGGCGGCATGTCCGAACGCGTGCTCGACCTGGCGAACCTGCTGGTCGGCCGCTTTAAGGGCGGCCTTGCGTACATCAACGTCCTCTCCTCCATGATGTTCGGTCATCTGTCCGGTTCCGCCGTCGCGGACGTCTCCTCCCTGGGCTCCATCGTCGTACCGATGATGAAGAAGCAGGGCTATGACGACGACTTCGCCGTGGGCCTGACCGTCACCACCGCCTGCCAGGGCGTGCTGATTCCCCCGAGCCATAACATGGTGCTCTACGCGCTTGCCGCAGACGCGGGCGGGCTCATCGCCGCGCTGCTCTACGGCGGCCTCGTCCCGGGCGTGCTGCTGGGCATCAACTTCTGCATTCTCGTCTTCTTTTTGGCGAAGATGAAGAACTTCCCCAAGTGCGATCCCGTCCCCAAGGGACAACGCGGCAAGGTCGTCCTCAACGCGATTCTTCCGCTGATGATCTTCGTCATCATCATGGGCGGCATCGGTCTGGGCCTGTGCACCGCTACCGAGGCGGCCTCCATCGCCTGTATTTACACCTTCGTCATCGTCTTCCTCGTGCTGCGTACGGCCAAGTTCAGGGTGCTGCCGCAGGTGCTCAAAAACGCGTTGAAGACGCTGGCGACCGTTCTAACCCTGATCGCCGCCGCGAAGGCCTTCTCCTTCATGATGACCTACCTGCACATCCCGCAGCTGCTCATCTCTGCGCTGGGCGGTCTGGCGCATAACCGCGTGCTGCTCCTGCTGGTCATCAACGTGCTGCTGCTCCTGCTGGGCTGCTTCATGGACATGGCCCCGTTGATCCTCATCATGACCCCCATTCTGCTGCCCGTCGTTCAGGCCGTCGGCATGAGCACCGTGCATTTCGGCGTCATGATGATCTTCAACCTCGCCTGCGGCCTGTGCACGCCGCCTGTCGGCACGGCGCTGTTCGTCGGATGCGCTATCGGCAAGACGCCGATCGAGCGCACCAGCCGTCACATGCTTCCGCTGTATGCGGTCATGATCGTGACGCTGCTGCTGGTCACCTTTATTCCGGGTCTGAGCACCTGGCTGCCCACCGCGCTACACATGATGTAA
- the dctP gene encoding TRAP transporter substrate-binding protein DctP, protein MKKFLTLAVALMLVLGLACSVSADAIKLNLSEVHVEGYPTTMADEHFAELVKERTDGRIEITVYPGGTLYGAEPLAIEAMVVGDLAFARVSASPVADFVPAMNAIQLPYLYKNAEHMWAALNSEEIGQKMLDEVQSSGSGMIGLCYYDGGSRCFYTTKKVEKVADLAGLKIRMQDNALMCDLVKVLGASPVVGIGPNEVSQNITSGVIDGAENNWPTYESKGDYKAAPYYTLDHHTRVPEVLLASETALASAGVSAEDIEIIKQCAKDTQEFEIEAWKAREVESEKIVLEGGAQAVELTDEAFAEFQKAMTESSDVLKGKSLYDIYAAGYEDTVEAIKTLGEQF, encoded by the coding sequence ATGAAAAAGTTTTTGACCCTCGCGGTCGCCCTCATGCTGGTGCTGGGCCTTGCGTGCTCCGTATCTGCTGACGCGATCAAGCTCAACCTGAGCGAAGTTCACGTCGAAGGCTACCCGACGACGATGGCGGATGAGCACTTTGCCGAACTGGTGAAGGAGCGCACCGACGGCCGCATCGAGATCACCGTGTATCCGGGCGGCACGCTCTACGGCGCTGAGCCCCTCGCTATCGAAGCGATGGTCGTGGGCGACTTGGCGTTTGCGCGTGTCTCCGCGTCGCCGGTCGCGGACTTTGTACCCGCGATGAACGCAATTCAGCTTCCCTACCTGTATAAGAACGCGGAGCACATGTGGGCCGCGCTGAACAGCGAAGAGATCGGTCAGAAGATGCTGGACGAGGTTCAGTCCTCCGGCTCCGGCATGATCGGCCTGTGCTACTACGACGGCGGTTCCCGCTGCTTCTACACGACCAAGAAGGTCGAAAAGGTCGCGGATCTGGCTGGCCTGAAGATTCGCATGCAGGACAACGCGCTCATGTGCGACCTGGTGAAGGTCCTCGGCGCTTCTCCCGTAGTCGGCATTGGCCCGAACGAGGTGTCCCAGAACATCACGTCCGGCGTCATCGACGGCGCGGAGAACAACTGGCCGACCTACGAGTCCAAGGGCGACTACAAGGCCGCTCCCTACTACACGCTCGACCATCATACCCGCGTGCCGGAAGTCCTGCTGGCCTCTGAGACTGCGCTGGCCTCTGCTGGCGTGAGCGCGGAAGACATCGAGATCATCAAGCAGTGCGCGAAGGACACGCAGGAGTTTGAGATCGAGGCATGGAAGGCTCGCGAGGTCGAGTCCGAGAAGATCGTGCTCGAGGGCGGCGCGCAGGCGGTCGAGCTGACGGACGAGGCGTTTGCCGAATTCCAGAAGGCGATGACCGAGTCCAGCGACGTGCTGAAGGGCAAGAGCCTGTATGACATTTATGCCGCTGGCTACGAGGACACCGTTGAAGCGATCAAGACGCTGGGCGAGCAGTTCTAA
- a CDS encoding UxaA family hydrolase, with the protein MEKTRFIRISESDNVAVAVEALRAGEEACGVTLAQDIPAGHKFALSPIAAGEDVIKYAFPIGHATEGIAPGAWVHTHNVKTNLSGTLEYAYQPAGAPTAQDMRRTFEGYVREDGSVGIRNEIWIVNTVGCVNGTSQILARRANEALKDKVDGVYCFTHPYGCSQLGEDHQNTQRLLASMVRHPNAGGVLVLGLGCENNHIEAFRQVLGPVDERRVKFLTTQNVEDEIETGMELIAQLAQYASSFKRETVDASRLIVGLKCGGSDGLSGITANPLLGRFSDLLARCGGTTLLTEVPEMFGAETLLMNRCRDRATFEKTVRLINDFKDYFLRHGQEVYENPSPGNKAGGITTLEDKSLGCTQKGGTAQVMDVLSYAQPVRERGLNLVQGPGNDLCAITALMASGAQMVLFTTGRGTPVGAPVPTVKVATNSALAEKKRNWIDFDAGVLVRGASMEETSHAFLSKVLSVASGEETCSERFGYREIAIFKDGVTL; encoded by the coding sequence ATGGAGAAGACGAGATTTATCCGCATCAGCGAAAGCGACAACGTGGCGGTCGCGGTGGAGGCCCTTCGCGCGGGCGAAGAGGCCTGCGGCGTGACGCTTGCGCAGGACATCCCGGCGGGCCACAAGTTCGCGCTTTCCCCTATCGCCGCCGGCGAGGACGTGATCAAGTACGCGTTCCCCATCGGCCACGCGACGGAGGGCATCGCGCCCGGCGCGTGGGTGCACACGCACAACGTGAAGACGAACCTCTCGGGCACGCTCGAGTACGCCTACCAGCCCGCCGGCGCGCCAACCGCGCAGGACATGCGCCGCACGTTCGAGGGCTACGTGCGCGAGGACGGAAGCGTCGGCATTCGCAACGAGATCTGGATCGTGAACACCGTCGGGTGCGTCAACGGCACGTCGCAGATTCTTGCGCGCAGGGCAAACGAGGCGCTTAAAGACAAGGTGGACGGCGTATACTGCTTCACCCATCCCTACGGGTGCTCGCAGTTGGGCGAAGATCATCAAAATACGCAGCGCCTGCTCGCCTCCATGGTGCGCCATCCGAACGCGGGCGGCGTGCTGGTGCTGGGGCTCGGATGCGAAAACAACCACATCGAGGCGTTCCGGCAGGTGCTGGGCCCGGTGGACGAACGGCGGGTGAAGTTCCTGACGACGCAAAACGTCGAGGACGAGATCGAGACGGGCATGGAGCTGATTGCCCAGCTCGCGCAATACGCGTCGTCCTTTAAGCGCGAGACGGTGGACGCATCCCGGCTGATCGTCGGCCTCAAGTGCGGCGGCTCGGACGGCCTATCCGGCATCACGGCCAACCCGCTGCTGGGCAGATTTTCGGATCTGCTCGCCCGCTGCGGCGGCACGACCCTGCTCACCGAGGTGCCGGAGATGTTCGGCGCGGAGACGCTGCTGATGAACCGCTGCCGGGATCGGGCGACGTTTGAAAAGACGGTACGGCTCATCAACGACTTTAAGGATTACTTCCTGCGCCACGGGCAGGAGGTCTATGAAAACCCCTCGCCGGGAAACAAAGCGGGCGGCATCACCACGTTGGAGGACAAGTCGCTCGGCTGCACGCAAAAGGGCGGCACGGCGCAGGTGATGGACGTGCTTTCCTACGCGCAGCCGGTGCGGGAGCGCGGGCTCAACCTGGTGCAGGGCCCGGGCAACGACCTGTGCGCGATCACGGCGCTGATGGCCTCCGGCGCGCAGATGGTGCTGTTCACCACCGGCCGGGGCACGCCGGTCGGCGCGCCCGTGCCGACCGTCAAGGTCGCGACGAACAGCGCGCTCGCGGAAAAGAAAAGGAACTGGATCGACTTTGACGCGGGCGTTCTCGTGCGCGGCGCGTCGATGGAGGAGACGTCGCACGCCTTTCTTTCCAAGGTGCTGTCGGTCGCCTCGGGCGAGGAGACGTGCAGCGAGCGCTTCGGGTATCGTGAAATCGCCATCTTCAAGGACGGCGTCACGCTATAA
- a CDS encoding bifunctional 4-hydroxy-2-oxoglutarate aldolase/2-dehydro-3-deoxy-phosphogluconate aldolase, translating to MMEILEKLSLIGIVPVIAIDDAADAVPLCKALSEGGLPCAEITFRTAAAAEAIQNVSRELPDVLVGAGTVLTCEQVDRAVAAGAKFIVSPGLNPEVVRHCQEVGIPVTPGTSNPSDIETALSLGLKTVKFFPAEAAGGLKYIKSIAAPYVDVTFMPTGGVNEKNLLDYLSFGKILCCGGSWMVPKDAVKAKDWDKIRELTASAVKLMLGFELAHIGVNCEGEDEAVKTAEAFCKLFGWPVKVGNSSVFAGTAIEVMKKSGRGQKGHIAIRTNFLARGRAYLERQGFTFDESSLVVKEGKQIAIYLKDEIAGFAVHLVQK from the coding sequence ATGATGGAAATTCTTGAAAAGCTCTCGCTGATCGGTATTGTGCCGGTCATCGCCATCGACGACGCGGCGGACGCCGTGCCGCTGTGCAAGGCCCTGTCCGAGGGAGGCTTGCCCTGTGCGGAGATTACCTTCCGCACCGCCGCCGCCGCCGAGGCCATTCAAAACGTCAGCCGCGAGCTGCCGGACGTGCTGGTGGGCGCGGGCACGGTGCTGACCTGCGAGCAGGTGGACCGCGCGGTCGCCGCCGGCGCGAAGTTTATCGTCTCCCCTGGCCTCAACCCCGAGGTCGTGCGTCACTGCCAGGAGGTAGGCATCCCCGTGACGCCGGGCACTTCCAATCCCTCCGACATCGAGACGGCGCTCTCTTTGGGCCTGAAGACCGTCAAATTCTTCCCCGCGGAGGCGGCGGGCGGCCTCAAGTACATCAAGTCCATCGCCGCGCCCTACGTGGACGTGACCTTTATGCCCACCGGCGGGGTGAATGAAAAGAACCTGCTCGATTACCTCTCCTTCGGAAAGATCCTCTGCTGCGGCGGAAGCTGGATGGTCCCCAAGGACGCGGTGAAGGCCAAGGATTGGGATAAGATCCGCGAGCTGACCGCATCCGCCGTGAAGCTGATGCTCGGCTTCGAGCTGGCGCACATCGGCGTCAACTGCGAAGGCGAGGACGAGGCCGTGAAGACCGCCGAGGCTTTCTGCAAGCTGTTTGGATGGCCGGTCAAGGTCGGCAACTCCTCTGTCTTCGCGGGCACCGCGATCGAGGTCATGAAGAAGAGCGGTCGCGGCCAGAAGGGGCACATCGCTATCCGCACCAACTTCCTCGCGCGCGGCCGCGCCTATCTGGAACGCCAGGGCTTCACGTTCGACGAGAGCTCCCTCGTCGTGAAGGAGGGCAAGCAGATCGCGATCTACCTGAAGGACGAAATCGCTGGCTTCGCCGTACACCTCGTGCAGAAGTAA
- a CDS encoding cupin domain-containing protein has product METYTKPEAPWQELGGGSRRRIRSYDERMMMVEVDFDEGGVGADHAHPHTQITYCLAGEFAFHIGEKAYTLRAGDTLVFPSGAVHGCRAVKAGRLLDVFSPMREDFLK; this is encoded by the coding sequence ATGGAAACGTACACGAAACCCGAAGCTCCATGGCAGGAGCTGGGCGGCGGCTCGCGCAGGCGCATTCGCTCCTATGACGAGCGGATGATGATGGTCGAGGTGGACTTCGACGAAGGCGGCGTCGGTGCGGACCACGCGCACCCGCATACCCAGATTACCTATTGCCTCGCGGGCGAGTTCGCCTTTCACATCGGCGAAAAGGCATATACGCTAAGGGCGGGCGACACCCTCGTCTTCCCCTCAGGTGCGGTGCACGGGTGCAGAGCCGTGAAGGCAGGAAGGCTGCTGGACGTATTTTCGCCCATGCGCGAGGATTTTCTAAAGTAA